The segment CCGATCCGCTCTACCCGGTCTCGGCCGAGACGATCGGCGTCAACTTCGCACAACGGTACGAGATCGAGGGCACCGGCGCCGCCGCGCTCGCCCAGCTGCGCGCGCTCGACACCGCGCAGGTCGTCGACGGCGGGCAGGAGACCGCTGGGCCGGGCGGTCCACCGACCTATCCGGGGCCGATCCTCGATGGCCGGCTCGCTGTCGAAACCGCGGAGAGCGCCTACCGGGCCGGCCGGCAGAAGCGCGCGCCGCTGATGATCGGAACGAACAGCGCCGACTTCATCGGCTTCGTCGCCGCCGACAGCAAGGATGAGTTGTTCGCCCAGTTCCGGGAGCACGCGGCCTGGGCGCGGGCGGTCTACGATCCCGACGGCACCGCCACCCTGCAGCAGGTGCTGATGATGGTCGGCATCGACCGCGCCCAGGCCGAGCCCGCGCGGTTCACCGCCAATGCGTTCGCGCGCGTGGGGGCACCCACTTATCTCTATCGCTTCTCCTATGTCCCGACCGCGCGTCGCGACCAGTGGGTGAACGGGGTTCCCCACGCGGCGGAGATCCCCTTCGTCTTCGACACCCTCGCCGCCGGCGGCACGCAGCCGACGGCGCAGGACAGTGCGGTGGCGCGGCTTGCCAACACCTACTGGGCCAACTTCGCGCGCAACGGCAATCCGAACGGCCGCACGGTGCCGCAATGGCCCCGGCACGCCGTCGGCCGCGACTCGATCACCGACTTCAGCCCGGACGGGACGATTGTCGCGGGACCCGATCCTCGCAAGGAACGGCTGGACGTGTCCGAGGCCGCGGGCGGACTGCCCCGACCGCGCTGAGCCGGCCAGGCCACCGCGCGGCAAGGCAGTCGCGCGGTGGCGGGCCGGTCAGCCCGGCGTGCGCATCGCTGTCGGCTGGGGCCCAGCCACGACGGCCGTTGCCTTGGTGGCCTTGCGTTGCAGGACTACCGCAAACAGCGGGTCGACCTGGCGCAAGCCCACGCGGAGACAATCGCCGTCGATGACGCTTCCACCCGCTTCCCAAATCCAGCGCTCAGGCTTCGCCCGCACCGGGCCGCTCGACATCCACACGAACGGAGACACGCGTCCGATGACGTCCGCTGCGGACCTGCTGACTGAATTGACCCTGCAGGAGAAGGCGGCGATGTGCCTCGGCTCCACCGTCTGGCACACGGCACCGGTGCCGCGCCTCGGTATCCCGGCGATCATGCTGTCTGACGGCCCGCACGGGCTGCGTCGCCAGCCCGACGGCAATCAGGCCGGTATCTCCGGCAGCCTGCCCGCCACCTGCTTCCCGACCGCCTCCGCACTCGGCTCGTCGTGGGATCCCGACCTGGTGCGGCGCATCGGCGCGGCGATCGGCGCGGAAGCTTGCGCGCAGGGGGTGGCGGTGGTGCTCGGCCCCGGCGTCAACATCAAACGGTCCCCGCTGTGCGGGCGCAACTTCGAGTACTTCTCCGAGGACCCGTTGCTGGCCGGCGTCCTGGGCGAGGCCCACGTCGTCGGGGTGCAGAGTCAGGGCGTCGGCGCGTGCGTGAAGCACTTCGCCGCCAACAATCAGGAGACCGACCGGCTGCGGGTCAGCGCCGACGTCGACGAGCGAACGCTGCGCGAAATCTACCTGCCGCACTTCGAACGCATCGTCATCCGGGCCCGGCCCTGGATGGTCATGTGCGCCTACAACCGCATCAACGGGGTGCCCGCCTCCGAACACCGGTGGCTGCTCACCGAGGTGCTGCGCGACGAATGGGGCTTCGACGGCGTCGTGGTCTCCGACTGGGGAGCGGTCCGTGACCGGGTGGCGGCGCTTACCGCCGGCCTCGACCTGGAGATGCCGCCCAACCGGGGCGTCAGCGACACCGCGATCGTCGCCGCCGTCCACGACGGCACCCTCGACGAGAAGGTGCTCGACCAGACGGCGCAGCGGATCCTGCAGCTGGTAGACCGTTGTGCCGACCCGGCGCCGACTGGCTTCGACGTAGGCACTCATCACACCTTGGCCCGCGCCGCGGCAGCTGACTGCGCGGTGCTGCTCAAGAACGACCGTCAGTTGCTGCCGCTGCAGCCGGTGGCCGGCGACACGATCGCCGTGATCGGCGAGTTCGCCCGCGCCCCTCGCTTTCAGGGCGCCGGCAGTTCCCAGGTCAACCCCACCCGCATCGACGTGCCGTTGGACGAGCTGCGAACGGCTGCACCGGCCGGCGTCACCGTGGAATATGCCGACGGTGGCGAGCAAGCTGTGGCGCTCGCCCGCCGCGCGGACACCGTGGTGCTGTTCCTCGGCCTGCCCGCCGGCGACGAGTCAGAAGGCGCTGACCGGTGGCACATGCATCTACCCGAAGCTCAGATCGCGCTGCTGGAACAGGTGGCAGCGGTGAACCGCAGAGTGGTGGTGGTGCTGGCCAACGGCTCCGCGGTGGAGGTGTCCTCGTGGGACCGGCACGCAGGCGCGATCCTGGAAACCTGGCTGTCCGGGCAGGCGGCCGGCGGCGCGGTCGCCGACCTGCTGTTCGGCGCCGTCAACCCGTCCGGGCGTCTCGCCGAGACCCTGCCGGTGCACCTTGCGGACAACCCGTCCTTCCTGAACTTCCCCGGAGAGCAAGGGCACGTGCGGTACGGCGAGGGTGTCTTCGTCGGCTACCGCGGTTACGACGCCACCGGCCGCGACGTCGCCTACCCGTTCGGTCACGGTCTTTCCTACACGTCGTTCACCTACCACGATCTCACCGTCACGGTGACCGCCGATTCCTCGGTGCTGGTCACCTGCGCCGTCGTCAACACCGGCGATCGGCCCGGCAAGGAGGTCGTGCAGCTTTACATCGGCGCCCCACCGTCACCCGTGGCCCGCCCCGTACGGGAGCTGAAAGCCTTCACGAAGATCGACCTGCTGCCCGGTGGCAGTGAGACAGTGACGTTCCACCTCGACCCACGCGACCTCTCCTACTGGTCCACCCGCCACCAGCGGTGGCTGTTGCACGGCGGCACGTTCCACGTCAGCGTAGGCTCGTCATCACGCGACCTGCGGCTGAGCGTCACCGTCGACGTACCCGCCGAAGCTTTCCCGGTGCCGCTGACCGCCGAGTCGACCCTGCGCGAGTGGCTGGCCGACCCCGAGGGGGCCGCCGCGCTGCGCGCAGCCGTCGGGGCCGACGCCGACGGCAACCCCACCGGCATCCTCAGTGACCCCGAGTCGCTGACCGTGCTCGGCGACTTCCCCCTGACCACCCTGACTGCGTTCCCGAGACTTGGTATCGACCGCCACGTCGTCACCGGATTGGACATCCAACCCCGGGGAGTTGCCGGACCGCATGCTTTGCACATTGCCGAGGACGAGGGCGCTCCGACGTAGGTCCGCCTCGAGTGCGGCTGGGGTGGACCTCGGGATCAGCTGGCAGGGCGGTGGCATTCCATAGGGCACTTCTCGCCGTGGGTGCGTCCATGAGAAGCCCGTCGTCACTGAGCACCAGCCTGACACAGCAGTGTGGCGGCCCGATCGAGCAGATCCGGGTCGGCGACATCGCCTGGTGCTCGCCCGGCGTCGAACACTGGGACGGGGCCGCACCGCCTCCACCATGACGCACCTGGTCATGACCGGCTCCGGCCGGCGGTCGGACCGTCACATGGATGGCGGAGGTCTCCGACGAGCAGAACGGCGCGTGGGCCGAACCCGGCCACCACATGCGCGGCTTGGCCGGTCGCAGCACGCGCAGTGAGTGGCAACGTTCACCCCCTCGTGGCTGATCGACGCCTGCGAATAGGGGGCCTGACATTCCCTGGAGCGGCACGGCCTGCCACCGGTGCCCTCTTCCGGCCAAGCTGACCGCTGAACCAAGTCCCGGCACCACGCGCACTGGAATCGACTCCAGTCCTGAACGGGAGATGTGGAATGCATGCCAAGACGGTCCTGCGCCGATACCGGCCCCACCTACTCAGCGCCACACTCTCAGCGATGGTCCTGCTCGGCGCGACGGCGCCAGCCGTGGCGCACCCCGTCCCGGCGGCCCGTGCGGATTGCCCTTTCATCAACACGGTCTGCCTGTACGAGGGCGAGCACTACGCGGGCGTCCGACTCACCCTGAGCTCGTGGCCGCCGGGATCCGGGGTCTGTATCAGCCTGGCGGAACACGGCTGGAGCGGCCGCGCCCGCTCGGCCTACAACACCAACCCCGCAAGCGCTGCGCTGTTCTTGAACGATGACTGCCTTGGCGGCCCCGACCAACTGCCACCGGGCGGTACGCCGATCCTCAACGGCTCCACACTCGGGAGCATCTGGGTGCCCTGACACGGGAACCTCGACTGGGAAGCTCGGCCGGAAGCTCCTCGGCGAGGCCGGGCGCCGGCTTCACGTTCCGGTGCACCCGCAGTGTTACCGCGGTACCGATACGGCAAGCCGTGTGCCCCCCGTGGTACCACGACCGGGCCCGATCTCTCCGTAGCGAGCCAAATCCTGGGCGAGGCCGGCGCCCGCGACCGCATCCAGGCCGTCATCGTCGCCTACGACACCGGCCTCGTGCGCCCAGGTCAGGGCTCAAACGTTCAGCATTGCCGCAGTCCGGCCGATCAGAAAGCGCAGGCGAAAGAAACTCGGAGACGTCATGCACATCGGCGGCCGGTATCGGCGGTTGGCTCCTGGAAGCGGACGACGGGCGCCGCGCCGGGGCACCGTCCCGTTCTACGGGCTCACCGGCGCCGTACTAGCCGTGGGACTCGCCGCGATAGCGGTGACCAGCATGCGCGGCAACGCCATGGTGGGGGTCGCCGGACCGCCCATGCTGCTCATCAACATCGTCGCCTTCATCTTCGCAGTGGGCGCGAGTACCCGGTCGGCGTTGAACTCGTCGACCCGCCGTGCCTGGGGATGGTTCGCGGCCGCCATCGGTCTACTGATCGCCTCCGCCATCTGCTTCGCGGTATTCACCTCCTGGCGGCAGTTTCCGGCCCCCGGCGACCTTCTGCGGCTCGCCTTCACGCCGATGATGCTCGTCGGGCTGCTGCTGGTGCCTCGCCGCTTGGACAGCCGGCTGTCCGGGCTCAAATTGGGCCTGGACGCCGGGGTGATCGTCGTTGCCGGAGTCATGGTGATGTGGTATGTCGCTGTGGGTCCGGCACTCACCGAGCACAGGCTCGGTACCGGCGCTGTTCTCGCCGCGATAGCGCTGCCTCTGGGAGATCTGACTTTGCTCTTCGGCATCGTCCTGGTGCTGATGCGAGGAGTCGACGAGTCGGTGCGCCGGCCCATGATCCTCCTGGCGGCCGCGATGACTCTCGAGATGGTGGGCGATATGCATCTCGGTGGCCTCCGTCTGGATTCCGGCTTCCGTGATGTCTACGCATGGCAATTCATGCTCTGGTTGACCGGCCACTTCCTCATCGCGGCGGCCGCGTTCGAGCAGAGTCGGTCATCCAGCCGGAACACCCGCGGCCTGCCCCGGCGCAGAGCTTTCAGCGTCGCCCCGTACTTCGCTGTCGCACTGGGGCTGGCATTGCTGGTCATCTCGGCGGTGCGCGGGGACGAGCCGTACCGGCTGCTCGGCATGGTGTTCGGTTCGGTCGTGCTGACCTGCATCGTCGTGACGCGGCAGGTGATGACCCTGTGGGAGGTCCACAAGAAGGCGGTGACCGACGGCCTCACCGGACTGGCGAACCGGACGCACACCTACGAGGCGCTGGAGTGGGCGATGGCCAGGACCGTCCGTGGCGGCCCGCCGGCGGGCCTGCTGCTGGCCGATCTGAATGAGTTCAAACAGGTTAACGACACGCTCGGTCACGCCGCCGGCGATCGGCTACTGATCGAGTTCGCCCGGATGCTGCGCCGCGCGGTGCTCGGCTCCGACGTCGCAGGCAGGCTCGGCGGTGACGAGTTCGCGGTGGTGCTCACGGGTATCGGATCGCTGGAGAACGCGGAGGCGGTCGTACGCAGGCTACGCCGGGAAATGGAACAGCCAGTCATGATCGGCGACGTGGTCGTGCAGATCCGTGCCGCGATCGGGCTCGGGATTATGGGCCCGGGCGACGTCGGCACCGACGCCTTGGTGGCTCGTGCGGACGAGGCGATGTACGAGAACAAGCGGGCCATCCGCCGCGCCCGCGACCTCGCCCCACAGGCGTACGAGTAACGTCCCCT is part of the Actinoplanes sp. NBC_00393 genome and harbors:
- a CDS encoding GGDEF domain-containing protein, which translates into the protein MRGNAMVGVAGPPMLLINIVAFIFAVGASTRSALNSSTRRAWGWFAAAIGLLIASAICFAVFTSWRQFPAPGDLLRLAFTPMMLVGLLLVPRRLDSRLSGLKLGLDAGVIVVAGVMVMWYVAVGPALTEHRLGTGAVLAAIALPLGDLTLLFGIVLVLMRGVDESVRRPMILLAAAMTLEMVGDMHLGGLRLDSGFRDVYAWQFMLWLTGHFLIAAAAFEQSRSSSRNTRGLPRRRAFSVAPYFAVALGLALLVISAVRGDEPYRLLGMVFGSVVLTCIVVTRQVMTLWEVHKKAVTDGLTGLANRTHTYEALEWAMARTVRGGPPAGLLLADLNEFKQVNDTLGHAAGDRLLIEFARMLRRAVLGSDVAGRLGGDEFAVVLTGIGSLENAEAVVRRLRREMEQPVMIGDVVVQIRAAIGLGIMGPGDVGTDALVARADEAMYENKRAIRRARDLAPQAYE
- a CDS encoding carboxylesterase/lipase family protein, which encodes MRTVSGSVRGVTEAGVQSFKGIPYAAPPVGAYRWRPTQKAKPWPGVRDGSQFGADCAQAGRGTPPPQGYSEDCLFVNVWRPSGAKVGAKLPVMVWIHGGGFVAGSGAQPNYSGEAFARQGVALVTINYRLGRFGFFAFPGLTAEHRGEVKGNYGYLDQIAALNWVRRNIAAFGGDPRNVTIFGESAGGVSVHTHLTSPLSRGVFDKAIIQSGGGRDGVLTGRPLRADGADPLYPVSAETIGVNFAQRYEIEGTGAAALAQLRALDTAQVVDGGQETAGPGGPPTYPGPILDGRLAVETAESAYRAGRQKRAPLMIGTNSADFIGFVAADSKDELFAQFREHAAWARAVYDPDGTATLQQVLMMVGIDRAQAEPARFTANAFARVGAPTYLYRFSYVPTARRDQWVNGVPHAAEIPFVFDTLAAGGTQPTAQDSAVARLANTYWANFARNGNPNGRTVPQWPRHAVGRDSITDFSPDGTIVAGPDPRKERLDVSEAAGGLPRPR
- a CDS encoding peptidase inhibitor family I36 protein is translated as MVLLGATAPAVAHPVPAARADCPFINTVCLYEGEHYAGVRLTLSSWPPGSGVCISLAEHGWSGRARSAYNTNPASAALFLNDDCLGGPDQLPPGGTPILNGSTLGSIWVP
- a CDS encoding glycoside hydrolase family 3 C-terminal domain-containing protein, which gives rise to MTSAADLLTELTLQEKAAMCLGSTVWHTAPVPRLGIPAIMLSDGPHGLRRQPDGNQAGISGSLPATCFPTASALGSSWDPDLVRRIGAAIGAEACAQGVAVVLGPGVNIKRSPLCGRNFEYFSEDPLLAGVLGEAHVVGVQSQGVGACVKHFAANNQETDRLRVSADVDERTLREIYLPHFERIVIRARPWMVMCAYNRINGVPASEHRWLLTEVLRDEWGFDGVVVSDWGAVRDRVAALTAGLDLEMPPNRGVSDTAIVAAVHDGTLDEKVLDQTAQRILQLVDRCADPAPTGFDVGTHHTLARAAAADCAVLLKNDRQLLPLQPVAGDTIAVIGEFARAPRFQGAGSSQVNPTRIDVPLDELRTAAPAGVTVEYADGGEQAVALARRADTVVLFLGLPAGDESEGADRWHMHLPEAQIALLEQVAAVNRRVVVVLANGSAVEVSSWDRHAGAILETWLSGQAAGGAVADLLFGAVNPSGRLAETLPVHLADNPSFLNFPGEQGHVRYGEGVFVGYRGYDATGRDVAYPFGHGLSYTSFTYHDLTVTVTADSSVLVTCAVVNTGDRPGKEVVQLYIGAPPSPVARPVRELKAFTKIDLLPGGSETVTFHLDPRDLSYWSTRHQRWLLHGGTFHVSVGSSSRDLRLSVTVDVPAEAFPVPLTAESTLREWLADPEGAAALRAAVGADADGNPTGILSDPESLTVLGDFPLTTLTAFPRLGIDRHVVTGLDIQPRGVAGPHALHIAEDEGAPT